In Fusarium oxysporum f. sp. lycopersici 4287 chromosome 4, whole genome shotgun sequence, a genomic segment contains:
- a CDS encoding hypothetical protein (At least one base has a quality score < 10): MLSCLGDYFDRKFAKLPADTAKEDFLALLVQVVQHQSLMVSIPVLVTWTRLLSNRLIGPTGLVSAFIPPLLETCSSRLVRFENLPEDTQDATLLYLMEDTDTVPERHAFLGNYRRYSSQIIEAVVQLKLVDAIQHILGRTEDLLQHLYDGQPPLDKQNYFKHSMPVLRVDAQFTVIEATLKGYSKWRKHRPQEHQQQGPEIEANLESWCNKLLEMSFEDPMIRKRTLQLLVYFSTTALNKNATFMLKVLEHILMTWPALQPEYRAFNDAIKDLQGESMIELQRLASEMPDHLLGVYDQIESKVNEMMSSGSLDEKRSIAYKSFLFIIIHRATSVDAQAKIQKLREFIDPVKAQWQTETVRNSLESYASFCELLGLDKAQNYMANRRAHEIADWGSQELDAEGLALQNELEERLKLLPLRSTKSFLAFSVERLDKSSDAFKASYALWQDGFPEILADLLKFLTYAHASHKPDNWVGLPGEALSTVHRILSDRFWQAGISEGSKDDFYARVMDKKNTMEGLASTIRGSVRFVRETAYAIIYCMSRLERQFYGFEGLSAPLSKALFSDSVWLSTHQQSNLLNLVRYLVDDCPVDCREHFLPQLLAACFQQMDAKINGEWEKMQRQQEVAADGEAGLKEEMKAESILRQVTYTAVLMVADFLDPTKPSKFQEVPGLSRANELTVSLDGPIQNGDSSSGVDQEKDYPSLRRFCLTHQEVVEPLLVFCTHGIRVRDSRCCTMILRLFISLVPEFHLVDGQLPKSVLQSPMEAHLATDRFPIPPAISSAIREYISLDVLKACITSFHEPYFVELQKDLAALIATIVVYYSPITSSPRDVLLSLPNVNMADLDRLSTYMAKPGAHTRQQRALVLDLLKDLKGVSVSEMGKLPKSSGFGGSSRKRTNRSKMAQQFMSDQQSGQDSTRSGMNVARRATPDALEGVSNLFEG, from the exons ATGTTGTCTTGCCTCGGGGACTACTTTGACAGGAAGTTTGCAAAATTGCCTGCTGACACCGCCAAGGAAGACTTCCTGGCGCTCCTAGTACAAGTTGTGCAGCATCAGAGCCTGATGGTCTCTATTCCTGTACTTGTCACATGGACGCGGCTCCTCAGTAACCGCTTGATTGGCCCAACCGGGCTTGTTTCCGCCTTCATCCCACCCCTGCTGGAGACATGCAGTTCGAGATTGGTTCGATTCGAGAATCTCCCAGAGGATACTCAAGACGCGACATTACTCTACCTCATGGAGGATACAGATACGGTCCCTGAACGACACGCTTTCTTGGGCAACTATCGCCGATATAGCTCTCAGATCATTGAGGCTGTTGTCCAGTTGAAGTTAGTTGACGCGATTCAACACATTCTCGGCCGCACAGAAGATCTTTTACAGCATCTATATGACGGCCAGCCTCCCTTAGACAAGCAAAACTATTTCAAGCACTCCATGCCGGTCCTGCGCGTCGATGCTCAATTCACAGTCATTGAGGCCACACTAAAGGGGTACTCCAAATGGCGCAAGCACCGGCCCCAAGAGCATCAACAACAGGGACCAGAAATTGAAGCCAATTTGGAGTCATGGTGCAACAAGCTGCTCGAAATGAGCTTTGAGGATCCCATGATTCGGAAGCGAACCCTTCAGCTGCTTGTCTACTTCTCTACTACCGCGCTCAATAAGAACGCTACATTCATGTTGAAGGTGTTGGAACATATTTTAATGACCTGGCCAGCTCTCCAGCCAGAATACCGTGCTTTCAACGACGCTATTAAAGACCTGCAGGGTGAAAGTATGATTGAGTTGCAGCGATTGGCGTCAGAGATGCCAGATCATCTGCTG GGTGTGTATGACCAAATAGAGAGCAAAGTCAATGAAATGATGTCGTCTGGATCGCTTGATGAGAAGCGCTCCATTGCCTACAAAagctttctcttcatcattat ACACCGAGCCACCAGTGTGGATGCTCAGGCCAAGATTCAGAAGCTGCGTGAATTTATCGATCCTGTAAAGGCCCAATGGCAGACCGAGACCGTGCGCAACTCTCTGGAGTCGTACGCTAGCTTCTGTGAGTTATTGGGACTAGACAAGGCTCAAAACTACATGGCCAACCGCCGAGCACATGAGATCGCGGATTGGGGCTCGCAGGAACTCGACGCTGAAGGACTTGCTCTTCAGAACGAGCTCGAGGAACGACTTAAGCTTCTTCCGCTTCGTTCGACCAAGAGCTTTCTGGCCTTCTCAGTCGAGAGACTCGATAAGTCGTCAGATGCTTTCAAGGCCTCGTACGCTCTCTGGCAAGACGGATTCCCAGAAATCTTGGCCGATCTGCTCAAGTTCCTGACTTATGCGCATGCGTCGCACAAACCTGACAATTGGGTCGGACTACCAGGCGAAGCATTGTCGACTGTTCACCGAATTCTAAGCGATCGGTTTTGGCAAGCCGGGATTTCCGAGGGCAGCAAAGACGATTTCTATGCTCGCGTCatggacaagaagaacaCGATGGAAGGTCTCGCCTCAACTATCCGGGGATCGGTTCGATTTGTTCGCGAAACTGCCTATGCTATCATTTATTGCATGAGTCGCTTGGAACGGCAGTTTTACGGGTTCGAGGGACTCTCTGCGCCTCTCTCCAAGGCCCTATTCTCAGACTCAGTTTGGTTGTCTACACATCAGCAGAGTAATTTGCTGAATCTGGTTAGatatcttgttgatgattgcCCTGTTGACTGCCGAGAGCATTTTCTTCCGCAGCTGCTGGCGGCATGCTTCCAACAGATGGATGCCAAGATTAACGGGGAATGGGAAAAGATGCAGCGCCAGCAGGAGGTGGCTGCAGATGGCGAGGCTGGtctcaaggaagagatgaaAGCGGAGAGTATTCTTCGACAAGTGACCTACACGGCGGTATTGATGGTGGCCGACTTCCTCGATCCCACCAAACCTAGTAAGTTCCAGGAGGTTCCGGGTTTGTCAAGAGCAAATGAACTAACAGTCTCCTTAGATGGGCCGATTCAGAATGGAGACAGCAGTTCGGGAGTTGATCAAGAGAAGGACTACCCTAGCCTTAGGAGGTTCTGTCTCACCCATCAGGAGGTTGTAGAGCCTTTGCTTGTCTTCTGCACCCACGGTATTCGAGTGCGTGACAGCAGGTGCTGTACCATGATTCTGCGATTGTTCATATCGTTGGTTCCCGAGTTTCATCTTGTGGATGGCCAGTTACCCAAGTCTGTGCTACAAAGCCCAATGGAAGCACATCTTGCGACAGATAGGTTTCCTATTCCGCCAGCAATATCTTCGGCTATTCGGGAATATATCTCGCTCGATGTGCTAAAAGCCTGCATCACATCGTTTCATGAGCCTTACTTTGTGGAACTACAGAAGGACTTGGCCGCGCTGATTGCAACAATTGTTGTCTACTATAGCCCCATCACGTCGTCACCTAGGGACGTACTTCTCTCACTACCCAATGTGAACATGGCGGATCTGGACCGGCTGTCGACGTACATGGCCAAGCCTGGTGCGCATACTCGCCAGCAGCGAGCTCTGGTTTTGGATCTGCTTAAGGATCTCAAGGGTGTAAGTGTGTCCGAGATGGGTAAACTCCCCAAGAGCAGTGGATTTGGTGGTTCCAGTCGCAAGAGAACGAACCGGAGCAAGATGGCGCAGCAATTCATGAGCGACCAGCAGTCAGGACAGGATTCGACGCGATCAGGTATGAATGTGGCTCGTCGGGCTACACCAGATGCACTGGAGGGGGTCTCGAATCTATTTGAGGGTTAG
- a CDS encoding hypothetical protein (At least one base has a quality score < 10): protein MLSCLGDYFDRKFAKLPADTAKEDFLALLVQVVQHQSLMVSIPVLVTWTRLLSNRLIGPTGLVSAFIPPLLETCSSRLVRFENLPEDTQDATLLYLMEDTDTVPERHAFLGNYRRYSSQIIEAVVQLKLVDAIQHILGRTEDLLQHLYDGQPPLDKQNYFKHSMPVLRVDAQFTVIEATLKGYSKWRKHRPQEHQQQGPEIEANLESWCNKLLEMSFEDPMIRKRTLQLLVYFSTTALNKNATFMLKVLEHILMTWPALQPEYRAFNDAIKDLQGESMIELQRLASEMPDHLLGVYDQIESKVNEMMSSGSLDEKRSIAYKSFLFIIIHRATSVDAQAKIQKLREFIDPVKAQWQTETVRNSLESYASFCELLGLDKAQNYMANRRAHEIADWGSQELDAEGLALQNELEERLKLLPLRSTKSFLAFSVERLDKSSDAFKASYALWQDGFPEILADLLKFLTYAHASHKPDNWVGLPGEALSTVHRILSDRFWQAGISEGSKDDFYARVMDKKNTMEGLASTIRGSVRFVRETAYAIIYCMSRLERQFYGFEGLSAPLSKALFSDSVWLSTHQQSNLLNLVRYLVDDCPVDCREHFLPQLLAACFQQMDAKINGEWEKMQRQQEVAADGEAGLKEEMKAESILRQVTYTAVLMVADFLDPTKPNGPIQNGDSSSGVDQEKDYPSLRRFCLTHQEVVEPLLVFCTHGIRVRDSRCCTMILRLFISLVPEFHLVDGQLPKSVLQSPMEAHLATDRFPIPPAISSAIREYISLDVLKACITSFHEPYFVELQKDLAALIATIVVYYSPITSSPRDVLLSLPNVNMADLDRLSTYMAKPGAHTRQQRALVLDLLKDLKGVSVSEMGKLPKSSGFGGSSRKRTNRSKMAQQFMSDQQSGQDSTRSGMNVARRATPDALEGVSNLFEG, encoded by the exons ATGTTGTCTTGCCTCGGGGACTACTTTGACAGGAAGTTTGCAAAATTGCCTGCTGACACCGCCAAGGAAGACTTCCTGGCGCTCCTAGTACAAGTTGTGCAGCATCAGAGCCTGATGGTCTCTATTCCTGTACTTGTCACATGGACGCGGCTCCTCAGTAACCGCTTGATTGGCCCAACCGGGCTTGTTTCCGCCTTCATCCCACCCCTGCTGGAGACATGCAGTTCGAGATTGGTTCGATTCGAGAATCTCCCAGAGGATACTCAAGACGCGACATTACTCTACCTCATGGAGGATACAGATACGGTCCCTGAACGACACGCTTTCTTGGGCAACTATCGCCGATATAGCTCTCAGATCATTGAGGCTGTTGTCCAGTTGAAGTTAGTTGACGCGATTCAACACATTCTCGGCCGCACAGAAGATCTTTTACAGCATCTATATGACGGCCAGCCTCCCTTAGACAAGCAAAACTATTTCAAGCACTCCATGCCGGTCCTGCGCGTCGATGCTCAATTCACAGTCATTGAGGCCACACTAAAGGGGTACTCCAAATGGCGCAAGCACCGGCCCCAAGAGCATCAACAACAGGGACCAGAAATTGAAGCCAATTTGGAGTCATGGTGCAACAAGCTGCTCGAAATGAGCTTTGAGGATCCCATGATTCGGAAGCGAACCCTTCAGCTGCTTGTCTACTTCTCTACTACCGCGCTCAATAAGAACGCTACATTCATGTTGAAGGTGTTGGAACATATTTTAATGACCTGGCCAGCTCTCCAGCCAGAATACCGTGCTTTCAACGACGCTATTAAAGACCTGCAGGGTGAAAGTATGATTGAGTTGCAGCGATTGGCGTCAGAGATGCCAGATCATCTGCTG GGTGTGTATGACCAAATAGAGAGCAAAGTCAATGAAATGATGTCGTCTGGATCGCTTGATGAGAAGCGCTCCATTGCCTACAAAagctttctcttcatcattat ACACCGAGCCACCAGTGTGGATGCTCAGGCCAAGATTCAGAAGCTGCGTGAATTTATCGATCCTGTAAAGGCCCAATGGCAGACCGAGACCGTGCGCAACTCTCTGGAGTCGTACGCTAGCTTCTGTGAGTTATTGGGACTAGACAAGGCTCAAAACTACATGGCCAACCGCCGAGCACATGAGATCGCGGATTGGGGCTCGCAGGAACTCGACGCTGAAGGACTTGCTCTTCAGAACGAGCTCGAGGAACGACTTAAGCTTCTTCCGCTTCGTTCGACCAAGAGCTTTCTGGCCTTCTCAGTCGAGAGACTCGATAAGTCGTCAGATGCTTTCAAGGCCTCGTACGCTCTCTGGCAAGACGGATTCCCAGAAATCTTGGCCGATCTGCTCAAGTTCCTGACTTATGCGCATGCGTCGCACAAACCTGACAATTGGGTCGGACTACCAGGCGAAGCATTGTCGACTGTTCACCGAATTCTAAGCGATCGGTTTTGGCAAGCCGGGATTTCCGAGGGCAGCAAAGACGATTTCTATGCTCGCGTCatggacaagaagaacaCGATGGAAGGTCTCGCCTCAACTATCCGGGGATCGGTTCGATTTGTTCGCGAAACTGCCTATGCTATCATTTATTGCATGAGTCGCTTGGAACGGCAGTTTTACGGGTTCGAGGGACTCTCTGCGCCTCTCTCCAAGGCCCTATTCTCAGACTCAGTTTGGTTGTCTACACATCAGCAGAGTAATTTGCTGAATCTGGTTAGatatcttgttgatgattgcCCTGTTGACTGCCGAGAGCATTTTCTTCCGCAGCTGCTGGCGGCATGCTTCCAACAGATGGATGCCAAGATTAACGGGGAATGGGAAAAGATGCAGCGCCAGCAGGAGGTGGCTGCAGATGGCGAGGCTGGtctcaaggaagagatgaaAGCGGAGAGTATTCTTCGACAAGTGACCTACACGGCGGTATTGATGGTGGCCGACTTCCTCGATCCCACCAAACCTA ATGGGCCGATTCAGAATGGAGACAGCAGTTCGGGAGTTGATCAAGAGAAGGACTACCCTAGCCTTAGGAGGTTCTGTCTCACCCATCAGGAGGTTGTAGAGCCTTTGCTTGTCTTCTGCACCCACGGTATTCGAGTGCGTGACAGCAGGTGCTGTACCATGATTCTGCGATTGTTCATATCGTTGGTTCCCGAGTTTCATCTTGTGGATGGCCAGTTACCCAAGTCTGTGCTACAAAGCCCAATGGAAGCACATCTTGCGACAGATAGGTTTCCTATTCCGCCAGCAATATCTTCGGCTATTCGGGAATATATCTCGCTCGATGTGCTAAAAGCCTGCATCACATCGTTTCATGAGCCTTACTTTGTGGAACTACAGAAGGACTTGGCCGCGCTGATTGCAACAATTGTTGTCTACTATAGCCCCATCACGTCGTCACCTAGGGACGTACTTCTCTCACTACCCAATGTGAACATGGCGGATCTGGACCGGCTGTCGACGTACATGGCCAAGCCTGGTGCGCATACTCGCCAGCAGCGAGCTCTGGTTTTGGATCTGCTTAAGGATCTCAAGGGTGTAAGTGTGTCCGAGATGGGTAAACTCCCCAAGAGCAGTGGATTTGGTGGTTCCAGTCGCAAGAGAACGAACCGGAGCAAGATGGCGCAGCAATTCATGAGCGACCAGCAGTCAGGACAGGATTCGACGCGATCAGGTATGAATGTGGCTCGTCGGGCTACACCAGATGCACTGGAGGGGGTCTCGAATCTATTTGAGGGTTAG
- a CDS encoding haloacid dehalogenase, type II has protein sequence MSKISDFGLLSFDVYGTLIDWETGVLNGLKPLLQSNNAEISREDLLKTYHEAEVAQQKKTPDMKYSELLTTIHPHVAERLGFSKPTSEQNKAFGDSIGSWPAFPDTVDALRRLGKHYKLVVLSNVDRESFSGSNAGPLQAIPFDLIITAQDVGSYKPNLNNFKYMLREVEAKFGIPKEKVLQTAQSQFHDHQPAKQMGIKSSWIERHGASMGNTEDPVYDWKFATLGDMADALEKEIASK, from the coding sequence ATGAGCAAGATCTCAGACTTTGGTCTCCTCTCCTTCGACGTCTACGGCACTCTCATTGACTGGGAGACTGGCGTTCTGAATGGTCTCAAGCCCCTTCTCCAGTCCAACAATGCCGAAATCTCTCGAGAAGATCTCTTGAAGACCTACcatgaggctgaggttgCTCAACAGAAAAAGACTCCTGACATGAAGTATTCTGAGCTTCTAACTACCATCCACCCTCATGTTGCAGAGCGTCTCGGCTTCTCTAAGCCCACATCTGAACAAAACAAGGCCTTTGGCGACTCAATTGGATCATGGCCTGCATTCCCTGATACTGTTGATGCTCTTCGTCGTCTCGGCAAACATTACAAGCTCGTTGTTCTGTCTAATGTCGACCGCGAGTCCTTCTCCGGCAGCAATGCAGGTCCTCTTCAGGCCATTCCCTTCGACCTGATTATCACTGCACAAGACGTTGGAAGTTACAAACCTAACCTGAACAACTTTAAGTATATGTTGCGGGAAGTGGAGGCTAAGTTTGGTATTCCCAAGGAAAAGGTGCTGCAGACTGCGCAGAGCCAGTTTCATGATCATCAGCCCGCGAAGCAGATGGGCATCAAATCAAGCTGGATTGAGAGACATGGAGCTAGTATGGGTAACACAGAGGATCCTGTATATGATTGGAAGTTTGCCACGCTTGGGGATATGGCTGATGCGTTGGAGAAGGAAATTGCTAGCAAGTAA